In the Gemmatimonadaceae bacterium genome, GTCCGCCCGTGGCGCGGGAGATCGCTGGCGCGCACCGTCTTTACTTTCAAGTTCTTGTATTGTCCGTTGAAGTAGAGGCGAAGCTCCACGTCGTCGCCCGGCTTGACCTTGTTGAGCTCGCGCTCGAGACGCCCGGTGTTCGTCGAGCTGAAGGCATAGAAGCCCTCGTCTTCGTTGCGCGTCCGGCTCGCCCGAAGATCGACGCCGTTGATCGACGCGATGCGGCTTCCCTCTTCGATCCCCGCCTTCGCCGCCGGACTGTTGTCGTCGACGCCGAGCACGAGCACGCCGATCGAGTCGCGAGAGGTGCCGGTCGTCGCGATCTGAAGACCGAGCGTCGCGCGCTCGTCGTCGGCCCGGCGGATGTATGCTTGCCGCAGGTCCTCCGACGATATCGTCTTCACCTTCACCGACTTGGTCTGGCCGCCCGACACGACGCGCAGGTCCACCTCGTCGCCCGGATGGAGCTTTCCGATCTCGCGCGAGAGACGGCGGCTCATGGCGTCCGCCATCTCGTAATCGCCGACGTCGGCCGCGGCGAGCTTGAGGCTCACGCCGTTGATCGACGCAATGCGATCTCCCTCCTGAATGCCGGCCTTCTCCGCCGGACTTCCGTCGCGCACGGCGCTGACGAGCACCCCGAGCGTGTCACGATTCGTGGCGC is a window encoding:
- a CDS encoding PDZ domain-containing protein, with the translated sequence MRVFALLPTVFAGALATSVSAQMPGAVRIASAPTVYRKLEDPRAVIGVTTNAGATNRDTLGVLVSAVRDGSPAEKAGIQEGDRIASINGVSLKLAAADVGDYEMADAMSRRLSREIGKLHPGDEVDLRVVSGGQTKSVKVKTISSEDLRQAYIRRADDERATLGLQIATTGTSRDSIGVLVLGVDDNSPAAKAGIEEGSRIASINGVDLRASRTRNEDEGFYAFSSTNTGRLERELNKVKPGDDVELRLYFNGQYKNLKVKTVRASDLPRHGRTMVITRDDSYPSMMPLMGRVELQNEIPNVGRLLDQVGRGFARIGGGRVEW